Below is a genomic region from Triticum dicoccoides isolate Atlit2015 ecotype Zavitan chromosome 5A, WEW_v2.0, whole genome shotgun sequence.
TCCCCAAACCCCTTCCTTCGTGCTCCTCGTTCATAGTTTTTTTTTTGGTTCAAGTAAGGCCGTTGCTCCCCGTACATAGTTAGTTACCCGATTCGTTTCCTTGCTCGGTCCCCGTTTAGATTCTGGGGATGAATCTGGTGCGGGTTTTCCAGATTTTAAGGAAGGCTATATAGAGTTACTGGTTCTAGGTTTTACGGCTATGTTTCAATTGGGATTCAGATTTTATAAGGCTAAGTTACTGGTATGTTCTAGTAGTCTGTATCAGTTGGGATGTTCAGTTCGTTCTTGTACACTACCAGTTCATGTTGTGGATGAAGAATCATGATGTTCTAGCTGTATCGTCTCGCTAAAATTGCCGCCATACTTCCTGTTTGAATATTCTTCTATACTACCATTTGGGTTGATGCGACTCACTCGTCCTGATGTAGCATTACAATTAACTAAATAAAGCTGTTGTTTGATCTAGAACTCTGTTCGATCATTCAAGGTTTATTTATTTAGTTGGAGCCGTTCGATTTTTCTGCAGTTCAAAATGATTGGAACACATTGCGACTGGGCGGCGAGTATATTCCTGTTGCTAATACTTCCCCTGATTTCCGGTTTGCAGCGAGGAGGACAGGAAATGGTTTATGGAGGCGATGCAGGCAAATACAGTCGATGTTGTTGGCAGGATGAAGGAGATTGCCCAGGTGATGAAAACCCCTGATGATGTGTTGCAGTCTCATGGCGTCACTCCAGAGAACATTGAAGGTACCTTCACAGGTGTTCCTGTTTTTGTGATCATCATATTCTCAAACCTACATGTTTCTTATCATGCTTTCACATTCCTTCTGTTGTTTACCTGTAGATGTTTTTCTGTTAGACATGCAATTTTATACCCCACAGATTGTTTGGATGCTATTGTTCACATCTGAGAGCATTTTCATCGCTCTAGACACTGGCTGTTGTGTGCCGTATGTGCTCTACAACATGCAACTAGCAAATATTTAATGCTTGGAGCTTAAAACTAGGGCTGAGGATACTTGTTTAAATTCATAGCATTTGCATGCGGATATGATATATAAATAAAATGCGGCAAACACTGTGAATGGATAGGCCTGAAATTAGCAATGGGCAgttattcctgaactgatttttaaCCAGCTGGCTTGCTGTTATTCTCCCTTTACGGTGCaaattttatttaattttttttactTGATTGTGCAATATGTGTGCCTTGTGGTATTGAAATTCACACAACTAATATGTGGCAGAAATAATTGCTGTTGTTTGATAGAAAGTAAGAAATTTGTTCTTTTATACTTTCTGATAAACATTTGGGGTGAGGTAGATATTCGTCACAGTCCATGAAGTTTTTCTGTTTGTGTGCTGCTAAATTTTTACCATTCCCACTTCAATTAGAAATGCATcttatgatgattattttgatcaGACCCTGCTTTTCCTTTCACATCCTTTGTTCATGTATGTTTAAAATTACCTTCCGCACCCGATTCTGATTTGTCAGTGCATGCTAAAGTCCATTGAGCTAAACATTTTCTAACTTTGTGCGCAGATATGCTTGATGAGTTACAAGAGCATGTGGAATCCATTGATATGGCAAATGGTAAGATCACTGATGAGCCAGATGATGATCTATCTGCTTTTAAATAGTTAGTGCGGTTAACCATATGGAATTTGTTAAATGTTTGAATTGTCCAAGCAGATCTTCATTCTATTGGTGGACTAGATCCTCTACTTGGTTACTTAAAAAATTCACATGCTGGCATCCGAGCAAAGGCAGCAGAAGTTGTGAGTACGGTTGTTCAGAATAACCCGAAAAGCCAGCAACTTGTCATGGAATCTAATGGACTGGAGCCACTATTGACAAACTTCAGGTCTGATCCTAGCACGACTGCGCGCACAAAAGCTCTTGGAGCTATCTCTTGTAAGCCATATCTTCTTTGTCTTTGTATTTGTGCATTTCATATATGACAAAAGAAATCGCATGCAAGGATCACTAGTTCAACTTCATGTAGTCCTCTTTTGTTGTTTTCATGCTAATAATTGTTTTCATACCCTTGTGTTGCAGCTCTGATTCGCAATAACCAATCTGGTCTTGCTGCATTTCGTCTAGGAAATGGACATGCTGCACTGAAAGATGCACTTGGTTCTGATGATGCTAGACTTCAGAGGTATGTTTTGTGGTATTTAGAACAGCTATGTGCCTATCCTCCTATGGCACACCATTGCATATTTTCATAAGAGAATTTTTGAATTGGTTGGGTTTGTTAGGACAAGAAATATACACCAGAACAGTACTCTGAACTTTCCCTGTATCCAAGAAATTGTACCATCTTCTAGCAAGACAtttaaagggcaacctggtgcatgtagctcccgcttgcgcagggtccagggaagggtccgaccactttgggtctatagtacgcagcctttccctacatttctgtaagaggctgtttccaggacttgaacccatgacctcatggtcacaaggcagcagctttaccactgcgccaaggctccccttcaaagCAGAAATTCTATATGGGAACAGCTTGCATGTCTACCCTTGTCAGTAGAAGAGGAATCACTCAGAAATTGTTTTTACTCGAATCATGCAACTTATACTTCCCGTTTCTTTTGATAACCTGGCTTTCTATTGTCATAATATCCACCATCAGTGGAACTGGGGCAACCAGGTTCTCTATTCAGATATGGTCTGCATTCGCACATCACTAAAAGAGTTATCACAAGAATTCTAGCGATGTGAATAGACATGTTAAGTTGTTAATCAACTTTGCTAATGAAACTATCCTATCAACATATGCAACGCCTGGTTTATTCATGCTGGTGTTTTTGTACTAGTTTTGTTGATTCTGGCTAAGAAAATTCTGTTGCTACTGGAATTACACACCTGGAATGTCCATAACAGTTGTCCTGTCTGTATCATCCCAGGAAAGCTCTGCATCTCACACAGTACCTGCTGAACAACAAGGCGGATAGGAACGTTGCTGAAAAGATTGGTCTTCCGAATCAACTTATACACCTCGCATCCAGCGACGATTCTGGAGTCCGGGAGGCTGCCCTGGGCGGCCTTCTAGAGCTGGCGCGTGACAAGACACCAGCTGCACGCAACGCTCTACCTGACCAAGACAAGCTGAAAGACGTCCTGAAGAGCCGAATCGAAGGCATCAGCGCCATGGACGCAGACGACCTGCAAGCAGCCCGTGAGGAGCGGCAGCTGGTGGACTCCCTCTGGAAAGAGTGCTATGGCGAGCCATCTTCTCTAAGGGAGAAGGGCCTCGTGGTGCTCCCCGGGGAGGACGCGCCGCAGCAGCCGCCGCCAGATGTCGTGGGGAAGATGTTTGAGCCGCCACTCCGTGTGTGGGCTGTGCCGAGGCCTGCTCCAGCAGAGGACCCCGACTCTGGGAGCGGGAAGAAGGACCCACCCCTTCTGCTAGGACCGTGACCGTCTTCCAGCTCCAGTTGGTAGAACCATCTCGGAAGCCTGGAGAGCAGGCATGGTGGAAATCTAGTGATTCTGCGCGTACAACTCTGTAACTTTTATTTGGTTGAGTTTGACAGATGCTTGTGTTATTATCCTTTGCCTCTTAAGCGACGATCTTTtcacatactccctccggtcctttttactctgcatattagaatactctgaagtcaaacttcacaaagtttgaccgtatttatatgaaaaatataaacatttaccatgctaaagttatacaatatgaaactttaagtcatgacacatttattgatattgatttcagattgtgaatgttgttacttttttctataaagttgatcaaactttacaagccttgacttcagtcaaatcttatatgcgaactaaaaaggaccgaagggagtacagCTGATACAATCTGCAAGAGAAAACAGGGAAAGCACACTGAAATCAATAGCTGATGCTTGGAACAAAAATGAAGGACAGCCCAAACCTTTTTGTTCAGACCCTTACTGAAAACTAAAGCTTTCCCATAGCCTCAATATCTGAAGTGTAATCTCTAAAAGGGGATCCCCACGATCTCTCATCTCGACAATGACCTATTGAAACCTGCGCAGCTAAATGCTCGATGCACTATTAACTATAATCCTCGATGCCCATTTATCAATGTTAAATAGAAAACTATATATCCTGCCGTCTTTGGTTGCTCAGAAACCTCCGGGTGGAAGTTCCCTGACACGGATGCCTCGCGTCCTGTGCATGGATGGATAACGGTACTGGATGAGACCAAACGGCGTCTTTGCTGGGATATCCACGTTCATGTGGAATGTGTTTGGTTGGATGGCTATCCCTCGAGTAGACACGGATAGCTTTTTTTTTTACATGGCTAGGGTGCATGGAGTGTAGAGTGCATCATACTAGGGCTTATTCGGTTTGGAGGAAATCAGAACGTAGGAATTAGGAGTAGTATAGGAATTTGATAGGATGGCACTTGCCATCCTAAGAAATTGACTTGCCTCGTTCCTACGCGCAAAATGGGCTTTGAGTGAATGTGTAGTTTCTTCCAAAAACACAGGAAATGAGTAGTATTCCTACGAAATTCCTATACGCATTTCTTATAAACCGAATGCATATATAGGAAATTTTTCTCTGAAATCCTTGTTCCTATGTTATTCCTACGAAAATCCTCCAGACCCGAATGAGGCCCTAGGGATAAAGTAGCCTGAAAGCACTTCGACATAATAACTACTTTTATGGTGAAAATACTAGATAAAAGCACTTCACTCGTCATCTTCTAATATATATAAAAATTATAGAGGGCGTATGTAATACAGGGAATCTAAAATAGCTCTTCACACCAAAACCTTTTAAAAGTTTTGTTAGCGTTTTTTGTCAAGAAAAAATAGTTATGCTAGAGTTGTGATTACCTCTTCCATTCTCGCTctattagagcatctacaactggaTTGAGCTAATTTGGCCCCCTATATGTCCACGGACGTGTTCGGATGTTTGCTTTGAACCCTCAATCTTCATACACACAATTGACTGTAGCACTTAAATGCATGTGATTGAtagggatggagagagagagaaagaaaataaaataaagaataaGATAAAATGGTCTGGGTGGGCCGGGTCTGATGTGGCGGACTGCGTCGGCATTTCCGGATGCCCTTATATCCTCCCTACATATGGTCTAAGTTTGAGGGTTTACAGATAGCTCGGACATGTAGAGACAAAATGAGGGGTTTGATTGGGTAGCCTCTTTCCTTCTCTCTCATGTCCAGGTACAGTCAGGTTGTCCTTCCAGATGTATAGGAACAAAGTGGAGGCCGGTTGTAGATGCTTTTGGACAATCCAAGTTGCAGATAAGTAGTTAGATATTGTGCGTGCAATGTGTGCTGCAGATTTCGTATTGTATGTAATAGCTCATAGTAGATTTGTGCATGCAATTTTATCTAACTATGAGAGGAGAGTGTGCCATCATAAGAAGAAAAATCTTTATCTCTACTAATAAAGCGGCtatcgcttctggtcgtccgtTATTAGAATTACCTTCAAAGTTGGTAAAAATTACCCATCGATGCCACCCGTAAATGGAAAAATGATACTTTTTTTTCTTAAGTCGCCG
It encodes:
- the LOC119303837 gene encoding hsp70-binding protein 1-like, producing MAKEGAGGGPDWNGLLKWSLAHGSDGTNPPRALSEEDRKWFMEAMQANTVDVVGRMKEIAQVMKTPDDVLQSHGVTPENIEDMLDELQEHVESIDMANDLHSIGGLDPLLGYLKNSHAGIRAKAAEVVSTVVQNNPKSQQLVMESNGLEPLLTNFRSDPSTTARTKALGAISSLIRNNQSGLAAFRLGNGHAALKDALGSDDARLQRKALHLTQYLLNNKADRNVAEKIGLPNQLIHLASSDDSGVREAALGGLLELARDKTPAARNALPDQDKLKDVLKSRIEGISAMDADDLQAAREERQLVDSLWKECYGEPSSLREKGLVVLPGEDAPQQPPPDVVGKMFEPPLRVWAVPRPAPAEDPDSGSGKKDPPLLLGP